The following proteins come from a genomic window of Streptomyces sp. NBC_00539:
- a CDS encoding ComF family protein, whose translation MRGWWQELAGLVLPADCAGCGAPRVVLCARCRTALGGSGAGRVRPAAAPAALPVVHAGAAYGGAVRAVVLAHKERGALPLAGPLGAALAAAVLAAAVLSTGSGGAGGLGEGEAGELALVPVPSTRRQTRARGHDPARRIALAASARLRGAGVPARVAPVLRLRRRVADQAGLGARERWVNLAGALEVRPAGVRLAGGARIVVVDDVLTTGATLAEAARALRAGGLRVAGAAVVAAPAGAFGPDRPSPCPPPGESGAWTA comes from the coding sequence ATGCGGGGGTGGTGGCAGGAGCTGGCGGGGCTGGTGCTGCCGGCCGACTGCGCCGGGTGCGGGGCGCCGAGGGTGGTGCTGTGCGCCCGGTGCCGGACCGCCCTGGGCGGCAGCGGCGCCGGACGGGTGCGGCCCGCGGCGGCTCCGGCCGCCCTGCCCGTGGTGCACGCCGGCGCGGCGTACGGGGGCGCGGTACGGGCCGTCGTGCTGGCCCACAAGGAGCGCGGCGCGCTCCCGCTGGCGGGCCCCCTGGGCGCCGCACTGGCGGCGGCCGTGCTGGCGGCGGCCGTGCTGTCGACGGGCTCGGGCGGGGCGGGTGGGTTAGGGGAGGGGGAGGCGGGGGAGCTGGCCCTCGTCCCGGTGCCCTCCACCCGCCGTCAGACCCGGGCCCGCGGCCACGACCCGGCACGCCGGATCGCGCTGGCCGCCTCGGCGCGACTGCGCGGGGCCGGTGTTCCCGCGCGGGTGGCTCCCGTCCTGCGGTTGCGGCGCCGGGTCGCCGACCAGGCGGGTCTGGGAGCCCGGGAGCGGTGGGTGAACCTGGCCGGGGCCCTGGAGGTGCGCCCGGCCGGGGTGCGCCTGGCGGGCGGGGCGCGGATCGTGGTGGTGGACGACGTACTGACGACCGGCGCCACCCTGGCGGAGGCGGCGCGGGCGCTGCGGGCCGGCGGGCTGCGGGTCGCCGGGGCGGCGGTGGTGGCGGCTCCGGCGGGCGCCTTCGGGCCGGACCGGCCGTCGCCATGCCCTCCGCCCGGGGAATCCGGCGCGTGGACCGCATAG
- a CDS encoding winged helix-turn-helix domain-containing protein yields MTTAPPPTVSLSADEARRIALRAQGFLGAPDRRGGVRGVLRHLGAVQLDTISVLARSHELVPYARLGAVGRDTVEKAYWSDRHAFEYWSHAACVLPIEEWPHFAFRRRARRARGHRWHVLQDKERSTRAVLDRLRADGPLTSTELGGAKNGGEWFEWSETKIAVEWLLDTGEVVCSERRGWKRVYDLPERAVPDALLHDDLDDRECLRRLVALAGQSLGVGTRADIADYHRLKGDQVDTVIADSGLVPVAVEGWGRAAWADPAALATVPRGRHRTTLLSPFDSLVWDRARTERIFGFTHRLEAYVPKSRRIHGYFAMPLLAAGRLQGRVDPAREGATLVARQLSLTSPKAARPMAEALLEAASWVGCDSVRVERAGTPAEAAAVTAELAALG; encoded by the coding sequence ATGACGACCGCGCCGCCGCCGACCGTGTCCCTGTCCGCCGACGAGGCGCGCCGGATAGCCCTGCGCGCGCAGGGTTTCCTCGGGGCGCCCGACCGCCGGGGCGGCGTCCGCGGGGTCCTGCGCCACCTGGGCGCCGTACAACTGGACACGATCTCCGTGCTGGCCCGCTCGCACGAGCTGGTCCCCTACGCGCGCCTGGGCGCCGTGGGCCGCGACACCGTGGAGAAGGCCTACTGGTCCGACCGCCACGCCTTCGAGTACTGGTCCCACGCGGCCTGCGTCCTGCCCATCGAGGAGTGGCCGCACTTCGCGTTCCGCCGCCGCGCCCGCCGGGCGCGCGGCCACCGGTGGCACGTCCTCCAGGACAAGGAGCGCTCGACCCGGGCCGTCCTGGACCGCCTCAGGGCCGACGGCCCGCTGACCTCGACCGAGCTGGGCGGCGCCAAGAACGGCGGGGAGTGGTTCGAGTGGTCCGAAACCAAGATCGCGGTGGAGTGGCTGCTGGACACCGGTGAGGTGGTCTGCTCCGAGCGGCGCGGCTGGAAGCGGGTCTACGACCTGCCCGAGCGGGCCGTCCCCGACGCGCTGCTCCACGACGACCTGGACGACCGCGAGTGCCTGCGCCGGCTCGTCGCGCTCGCCGGACAGAGCCTGGGCGTCGGCACCCGCGCCGACATCGCGGACTACCACCGCCTCAAGGGCGACCAGGTCGACACGGTGATCGCCGACTCGGGGCTGGTGCCCGTGGCGGTCGAGGGCTGGGGAAGGGCCGCGTGGGCAGATCCGGCGGCGCTGGCCACGGTCCCGCGCGGCCGCCACCGCACGACGCTGCTGTCGCCGTTCGACTCCCTGGTGTGGGACCGGGCGCGGACGGAGCGGATCTTCGGCTTCACGCACCGACTGGAGGCGTACGTCCCCAAGTCACGGCGGATACACGGTTACTTCGCGATGCCGCTGCTGGCCGCCGGCAGGCTCCAGGGCCGGGTCGATCCGGCCCGCGAGGGTGCCACGCTGGTGGCCCGGCAGCTCTCCCTGACCAGCCCCAAAGCCGCCCGGCCGATGGCCGAGGCCCTGCTGGAGGCGGCGTCCTGGGTGGGCTGCGACTCCGTGCGCGTGGAGCGGGCCGGCACCCCGGCGGAGGCCGCGGCGGTCACGGCTGAACTGGCCGCGCTGGGCTGA
- a CDS encoding GNAT family N-acetyltransferase — MEPTTLTTERLDLRPFTPADEDEVYAAAQDADIQRWTLVPSPYAREHARSFVREMVPDGWRDDTAYTFAVRLGARGPLVAAVGVHVRGPGGYEVGYWTAKEHRGRGYMAEALLAVARWTFTEVGAARLEWRAEAGNSGSRAVAEKVGFRFEGLLRAGLLRAGTARDCWVGALLPSDLGLPSALPYLPVVSAPS; from the coding sequence ATGGAGCCCACCACCTTGACCACGGAGCGCCTCGATCTGCGGCCCTTCACCCCCGCCGACGAGGACGAGGTGTACGCCGCCGCGCAGGATGCGGACATCCAGCGCTGGACCCTCGTGCCCTCCCCGTACGCGCGCGAACACGCCCGCAGCTTCGTCCGCGAGATGGTCCCGGACGGCTGGCGCGACGACACGGCGTACACCTTCGCCGTCCGCCTCGGCGCCCGGGGCCCGCTGGTCGCGGCCGTCGGCGTCCACGTACGGGGGCCGGGCGGGTACGAGGTCGGCTACTGGACCGCCAAGGAGCACCGCGGCCGCGGCTACATGGCCGAGGCCCTGCTCGCCGTCGCCCGCTGGACCTTCACCGAGGTCGGCGCCGCCCGGCTCGAATGGCGCGCCGAGGCCGGCAACTCCGGCTCGCGGGCCGTCGCGGAGAAGGTGGGCTTCCGCTTCGAGGGGCTCCTGCGGGCCGGCCTCCTACGGGCCGGCACCGCCCGGGACTGCTGGGTCGGCGCCCTGCTCCCCTCGGACCTCGGCCTGCCCTCCGCCCTCCCGTACCTGCCCGTTGTCAGTGCCCCGTCCTAA
- a CDS encoding Rv3235 family protein, whose product MTRTRTTTRPPGRRDPQAPGARRRPRGPHDWFAERLLAVLSGRRPVHSLLGLTVGPAYEQLVTLAPAGPLRDRLTPVLRHCGRFYPGPGVIEAFARIATGDRVCAMAFRLEQGPDLRWRCAAIEIHDPRF is encoded by the coding sequence ATGACCAGGACCAGGACCACCACCCGCCCGCCGGGCCGCCGCGACCCGCAGGCCCCCGGCGCCCGCCGCCGTCCGCGCGGCCCGCACGACTGGTTCGCGGAACGCCTGCTGGCGGTCCTCAGCGGCCGCCGCCCGGTCCACTCGCTCCTGGGCCTCACGGTCGGCCCCGCGTACGAGCAACTGGTCACCCTGGCCCCGGCGGGCCCCCTCCGCGACCGCCTCACCCCGGTGCTGCGCCACTGCGGCCGCTTCTACCCGGGCCCGGGCGTCATCGAAGCCTTCGCCCGCATCGCCACGGGCGACCGCGTCTGCGCCATGGCCTTCCGCCTGGAACAGGGCCCGGACCTCCGCTGGCGCTGCGCCGCGATCGAAATCCACGACCCCCGCTTCTGA
- the secA gene encoding preprotein translocase subunit SecA yields the protein MSVFNKLMRAGEGKILRKLHRIADQVNSIEEDFVNLSDAELRALTDEYKQRYQDGESLDDLLPEAFATVREAAKRVLGQRHYDVQIMGGAALHLGYVAEMKTGEGKTLVGTLPAYLNALSGKGVHLITVNDYLAERDSELMGRVHKFLGLEVGCILANMSPAQRREQYNADITYGTNNEFGFDYLRDNMAWSKDELVQRGHNFAVVDEVDSILVDEARTPLIISGPADQATKWYADFAKLVTRLTKGEPGNPLKGIEETGDYEVDEKKRTVAIHEAGVAKVEDWLGIDNLYESVNTPLVGYLNNAIKAKELFKIDKDYVVIDGEVMIVDEHTGRILAGRRYNEGMHQAIEAKEGVDIKDENQTLATITLQNFFRLYTKLSGMTGTAMTEAAEFHQIYKLGVVPIPTNRAMVRKDQPDLIYRTEVAKFAAVVDDIAEKHEKGQPILVGTTSVEKSEYLSRQLSKRGIPHEVLNAKQHEREASIVAQAGRRGAVTVATNMAGRGTDIKLGGNPDDLAEAELRQRGLDPEEHIEEWAHALPEALQRAEAAVKAEFEEVKELGGLYVLGTERHESRRIDNQLRGRSGRQGDPGESRFYLSLGDDLMRLFKAQMVERVMAMANVPDDVPIENKMVTRAIASAQSQVETQNFETRKNVLKYDEVLNNQREVIYRERRRVLEGEDLQEQVRHMMDDTIDAYIAAETVEGFAEEWDLDRLWSAFRQLYPVKVTVEELEEAAGDRAGITAEFIAESVKDDIHEQYAEREKALGSDIMRELERRVVLSVLDRKWREHLYEMDYLQEGIGLRAMAQKDPLVEYQREGFDMFNAMQEGIKEESVGYLFNLEVQVEQHVEELPVQDTVPAPAKPEIRAKGLDAPQRPDRLHFSAPTVDGEGGVVEGDFDADADAEGDEAGVGMTRAERRRAQKASGGRRRKK from the coding sequence GTGTCCGTCTTCAACAAGCTCATGCGTGCAGGCGAAGGCAAGATCCTGCGCAAACTGCACCGCATCGCGGACCAGGTCAACTCCATCGAAGAGGACTTCGTCAACCTCTCCGACGCCGAGTTGCGGGCGCTCACGGACGAGTACAAGCAGCGCTACCAGGACGGCGAGAGCCTGGACGACCTGCTGCCCGAGGCCTTCGCGACCGTTCGCGAGGCGGCCAAGCGCGTCCTCGGCCAGCGGCACTACGACGTCCAGATCATGGGCGGCGCGGCGCTGCACCTCGGTTACGTCGCCGAGATGAAGACCGGTGAGGGCAAGACCCTCGTCGGCACGCTCCCGGCGTACCTGAACGCGCTGTCCGGCAAGGGCGTCCACCTGATCACGGTGAACGACTACCTCGCCGAGCGCGACTCCGAGCTGATGGGCCGGGTGCACAAGTTCCTCGGCCTCGAAGTCGGCTGCATCCTGGCGAACATGTCGCCGGCCCAGCGCCGCGAGCAGTACAACGCCGACATCACGTACGGCACGAACAACGAGTTCGGCTTCGACTACCTGCGCGACAACATGGCGTGGTCGAAGGACGAGCTGGTGCAGCGCGGCCACAACTTCGCCGTGGTCGACGAGGTCGACTCCATCCTGGTCGACGAGGCCCGTACGCCGCTGATCATCTCCGGCCCGGCCGACCAGGCGACGAAGTGGTACGCCGACTTCGCCAAGCTCGTCACCCGCCTGACCAAGGGCGAGCCGGGCAACCCGCTCAAGGGCATCGAGGAGACCGGCGACTACGAGGTCGACGAGAAGAAGCGCACCGTCGCCATCCACGAGGCGGGCGTGGCGAAGGTCGAGGACTGGCTCGGCATCGACAACCTCTACGAGTCGGTGAACACCCCGCTCGTCGGCTACCTGAACAACGCCATCAAGGCGAAGGAACTGTTCAAGATCGACAAGGACTACGTCGTCATCGACGGCGAAGTCATGATCGTCGACGAGCACACCGGCCGCATCCTCGCCGGCCGCCGCTACAACGAGGGCATGCACCAGGCGATCGAGGCGAAGGAAGGGGTGGACATCAAGGACGAGAACCAGACGCTCGCCACGATCACCCTGCAGAACTTCTTCCGCCTCTACACCAAGCTGTCCGGTATGACCGGTACGGCCATGACCGAGGCCGCCGAGTTCCACCAGATCTACAAGCTCGGTGTCGTCCCGATCCCGACCAACCGCGCGATGGTCCGCAAGGACCAGCCCGACCTGATCTACCGGACCGAGGTCGCGAAGTTCGCCGCCGTCGTCGACGACATCGCGGAGAAGCACGAGAAGGGCCAGCCGATCCTCGTCGGCACGACGTCGGTCGAGAAGTCCGAGTACCTCTCCCGCCAGCTCTCCAAGCGCGGCATCCCGCACGAGGTGCTGAACGCGAAGCAGCACGAGCGCGAGGCCTCGATCGTCGCCCAGGCCGGCCGCCGCGGCGCGGTCACGGTCGCCACGAACATGGCCGGCCGCGGTACCGACATCAAGCTCGGCGGCAACCCCGACGACCTCGCCGAGGCGGAGCTGCGCCAGCGCGGCCTGGACCCGGAGGAGCACATCGAGGAGTGGGCGCACGCCCTTCCCGAGGCGCTCCAGCGGGCCGAGGCGGCGGTGAAGGCGGAGTTCGAGGAGGTCAAGGAGCTCGGCGGGCTGTACGTGCTGGGCACCGAGCGGCACGAGTCGCGCCGCATCGACAACCAGCTGCGCGGCCGCTCCGGCCGCCAGGGCGACCCGGGCGAGTCCCGGTTCTACCTCTCGCTGGGCGACGACCTCATGCGCCTGTTCAAGGCGCAGATGGTCGAGCGGGTCATGGCGATGGCGAACGTGCCGGACGACGTCCCGATCGAGAACAAGATGGTGACGCGCGCGATCGCGTCGGCCCAGTCGCAGGTCGAGACCCAGAACTTCGAGACGCGCAAGAACGTCCTCAAGTACGACGAGGTCCTCAACAACCAGCGCGAGGTCATCTACCGCGAGCGCCGGCGCGTCCTGGAGGGCGAGGACCTCCAGGAGCAGGTCCGCCACATGATGGACGACACCATCGACGCGTACATCGCGGCGGAGACGGTGGAGGGCTTCGCGGAGGAGTGGGACCTGGACCGGTTGTGGAGCGCCTTCCGGCAGCTGTACCCGGTGAAGGTCACCGTGGAGGAGCTGGAGGAGGCCGCGGGGGACCGGGCGGGCATCACGGCCGAGTTCATCGCGGAGTCCGTCAAGGACGACATCCACGAGCAGTACGCGGAGCGCGAGAAGGCGCTCGGCTCGGACATCATGCGCGAGCTGGAGCGGCGCGTGGTGCTGTCGGTGCTGGACCGCAAGTGGCGTGAGCACCTGTACGAGATGGACTACCTGCAGGAGGGCATCGGCCTGCGGGCGATGGCCCAGAAGGACCCGCTGGTCGAGTACCAGCGCGAGGGCTTCGACATGTTCAACGCCATGCAGGAGGGCATCAAGGAGGAGTCCGTCGGCTACCTGTTCAACCTGGAGGTTCAGGTGGAGCAGCACGTCGAGGAGCTTCCGGTACAGGACACCGTGCCGGCGCCGGCGAAGCCGGAGATCCGGGCGAAGGGACTGGACGCCCCGCAGCGGCCGGACCGGCTGCACTTCTCGGCGCCCACGGTGGACGGGGAGGGCGGGGTGGTCGAGGGCGACTTCGACGCCGACGCCGATGCGGAGGGTGACGAGGCGGGGGTCGGGATGACGCGGGCCGAGCGGAGGCGGGCGCAGAAGGCGTCCGGCGGACGGCGTCGCAAGAAGTAA
- a CDS encoding response regulator transcription factor, protein MADSFGPVRGDDGAGCREAGRVADGHGDAPADGSAGEPIRVLVVDDHALFRRGLEIVLAQEEDIQVVGEAGDGAEAVDKAADLLPDIVLMDVRMPRRGGIEACTTIKEVAPSAKIIMLTISDEEADLYEAIKAGATGYLLKEISTDEVATAIRAVADGQSQISPSMASKLLTEFKSMIQRTDERRLVPAPRLTDRELEVLKLVATGMNNRDIAKELFISENTVKNHVRNILEKLQLHSRMEAVVYAMREKILEIR, encoded by the coding sequence ATGGCGGACAGCTTCGGGCCGGTACGCGGTGACGACGGCGCGGGCTGTCGTGAGGCGGGGCGCGTGGCGGACGGTCACGGGGACGCCCCGGCCGACGGGTCCGCCGGGGAGCCGATCCGGGTGCTCGTGGTGGACGACCACGCCCTCTTCCGGCGCGGGCTGGAGATCGTCCTCGCCCAGGAGGAGGACATCCAGGTGGTCGGCGAGGCCGGGGACGGCGCGGAGGCGGTGGACAAGGCCGCCGACCTGCTGCCGGACATCGTCCTGATGGACGTACGGATGCCCCGGCGCGGCGGCATCGAGGCGTGCACCACGATCAAGGAGGTGGCGCCCTCCGCGAAGATCATCATGCTGACGATCAGCGACGAGGAGGCGGACCTCTACGAGGCGATCAAGGCGGGCGCGACGGGGTACCTCTTGAAGGAGATCTCGACGGACGAGGTCGCGACCGCGATCCGGGCGGTGGCGGACGGCCAGTCGCAGATCAGCCCGTCGATGGCGTCGAAGCTGCTGACCGAGTTCAAGTCGATGATCCAGCGGACGGACGAGCGCCGCCTGGTACCGGCGCCCCGGCTCACGGACCGGGAGCTGGAGGTCCTCAAGCTGGTGGCCACGGGCATGAACAACCGGGACATCGCCAAGGAGTTGTTCATCTCCGAGAACACCGTGAAGAACCACGTGCGCAACATCCTGGAGAAGCTCCAGCTGCACTCCAGGATGGAAGCGGTGGTGTACGCGATGCGCGAGAAGATCCTCGAGATCAGGTAG
- a CDS encoding DUF6912 family protein, whose protein sequence is MRVYVPLTLSGLAEVYKAGELGPAPLRAYAVTPGLREWYVSDDIEELEYAALSRAAEASLRLLAADPAAPRKRVVVAVDVDDKAASAVPGLDEATLGQVSLADPVRLTVAAAVHVDADDALADVEAAAGAVEAADRGDDDARFTVDGAEDHELLWFGVQEIPGLLP, encoded by the coding sequence ATGCGCGTGTACGTCCCCCTGACCCTCTCCGGGCTCGCCGAGGTGTACAAGGCCGGCGAGCTGGGCCCGGCGCCGCTGCGTGCGTACGCCGTCACGCCCGGGCTGCGCGAATGGTACGTCTCCGACGACATCGAGGAGCTGGAGTACGCCGCCCTCAGCCGGGCCGCCGAGGCCTCGCTGCGGCTGCTCGCCGCCGACCCGGCCGCCCCGCGCAAGCGCGTCGTCGTGGCGGTCGACGTCGACGACAAGGCCGCCTCCGCCGTTCCCGGCCTGGACGAGGCCACCCTCGGGCAGGTCAGCCTGGCCGACCCGGTACGGCTGACCGTCGCCGCCGCCGTACACGTCGACGCCGATGACGCGCTGGCCGACGTCGAGGCGGCCGCCGGGGCCGTGGAGGCCGCCGACCGGGGGGACGACGACGCCCGCTTCACCGTGGACGGCGCCGAGGACCACGAACTGCTGTGGTTCGGCGTCCAGGAGATCCCGGGGCTGCTCCCGTGA
- the hpf gene encoding ribosome hibernation-promoting factor, HPF/YfiA family, translated as MDIVVKGRKTEVPERFRKHVAEKLNPERIQKLDAKVISLDVEVSKEHNPRQADRSDRVEITLHSRGPVIRAEAAAADPYAALDLAQDKLEARLRKQHDKRYTRRGNGRLSAAEVADVVPGVAQLNSNGEPVSEERTDGVPTTRIGSLEVQGEGPLVVREKTHSAAPMSLDQALYEMELVGHDFYLFVDADSKLPSVVYRRHAYDYGVIHVNPDGASSTEEPRGGAGGSLGG; from the coding sequence GTGGACATCGTCGTCAAGGGCCGCAAGACCGAAGTGCCCGAGCGGTTCCGCAAGCACGTGGCCGAGAAGCTGAATCCCGAGCGGATCCAGAAGCTCGACGCCAAGGTGATCAGCTTGGACGTCGAGGTGTCCAAGGAGCACAACCCGCGCCAGGCCGACCGTTCCGACCGCGTGGAGATCACCCTGCACTCGCGGGGCCCGGTGATCCGGGCGGAAGCCGCGGCAGCAGACCCGTACGCGGCGCTGGACCTGGCTCAGGACAAGCTGGAGGCCCGGCTGCGCAAGCAGCACGACAAGCGCTACACCCGCCGCGGCAACGGCCGACTCTCGGCGGCCGAGGTCGCCGACGTCGTGCCGGGCGTCGCACAGCTCAACAGCAACGGGGAGCCCGTCTCCGAGGAGCGCACGGACGGGGTCCCGACCACCCGGATCGGGTCCCTTGAGGTACAGGGCGAGGGCCCGCTCGTCGTCCGGGAGAAGACCCACTCCGCCGCACCCATGTCGCTCGACCAGGCCCTGTACGAGATGGAGCTGGTCGGCCACGACTTCTACTTGTTCGTCGATGCCGACAGCAAGCTGCCCAGCGTCGTCTACCGGCGTCACGCCTACGACTACGGCGTCATCCACGTCAATCCCGACGGCGCCTCCAGCACGGAGGAACCGCGCGGCGGCGCCGGCGGATCGCTCGGCGGCTGA
- a CDS encoding HAD family hydrolase, protein MSRPNAHPHLVWDWNGTLLHDVDAVLTATNASFAEFGFAPITLETYRELYVVPVTKFYERLMGRMPTEAEWLVMDETFHRHYWSAADAVGLAAGAMELLQEWEGAGATQSLLSLAPHEKLVPLVRTLGIERHFLRVDGRTGPSHTTKAGHLVRHLAALEPAGVTAARTVLIGDAVDDALAAAHVGAQAVLYTGGSHSRRSLESAGVPVVDTLAEAVATARELAG, encoded by the coding sequence GTGAGCCGGCCGAACGCGCACCCGCACCTCGTGTGGGACTGGAACGGCACCCTGCTGCACGACGTGGACGCCGTCCTGACCGCCACCAACGCCTCGTTCGCCGAGTTCGGCTTCGCGCCGATCACCCTGGAGACGTACCGCGAGCTGTACGTCGTCCCGGTCACGAAGTTCTACGAGCGGCTGATGGGCCGTATGCCCACGGAAGCCGAGTGGCTCGTCATGGACGAGACCTTCCACCGGCACTACTGGTCCGCGGCGGACGCCGTCGGGCTCGCCGCGGGCGCGATGGAGCTGCTCCAGGAGTGGGAGGGGGCGGGTGCCACCCAGTCCCTGCTGTCGCTCGCGCCCCACGAGAAGCTGGTGCCGCTGGTACGCACCCTCGGCATAGAGCGGCACTTCCTGCGCGTCGACGGGCGTACCGGGCCCTCGCACACCACCAAGGCGGGTCACCTCGTACGCCATCTGGCCGCGCTGGAGCCGGCAGGTGTGACCGCCGCCCGTACGGTGCTGATCGGTGACGCCGTGGACGACGCGCTCGCCGCCGCCCACGTGGGGGCGCAGGCGGTGCTGTACACGGGCGGTTCGCACAGCCGCCGCAGTCTGGAATCGGCCGGTGTCCCCGTCGTGGACACCCTCGCGGAGGCCGTGGCCACGGCCCGGGAACTGGCCGGATAA